In the Armatimonadota bacterium genome, CCCGCCAGCAGGTCGCGGTGCGTGTCGATCTGCTCGGTGATGCGGAGCAGGTGGTCGTGGACGTCGCGGAAGTACGCGCGCAGCGCCGGGGCCACCAGCGGCAGGTCGTGGCGCAGCAGGACGTTCATCGCGTCGCGCTGGGGCGCTGCCACGCGGCGCAGGTGGAGCAGGGCGCGCTTGGCCTGGAAGAGGCGATCCATGGTCCGCGGGCCCGGCCGGGTGAACAGCGCGTCCTCCAGGCGCTCGGTGTAGGCGTCCAGCGCATCGAGCACCGGGAAGAACGTGTCCACGGCGGTGTCCAGCAGCACGTAGAGCAGGTAGCCGTCGGCGGTGCGCACGTCCGGGGGGGCCTGGGCCAGCCGGTGGCGCACCTCCTCCAGCACCGGCGCCGCGCCGTCGTGCACCGTGATGACGAAGCCACGGCCGTAGAACGCGTCGATCTCGTCCAGCACCACGCCGTGACCCGGGGCGCGGAGGCGGGCGGCGTGCATCGTGACGAACAGGTAGCGCTCGTAGTCCTCGACCTTGGGGCGCTGGCGGCGCTTGAGGGCGTCCTCCACCGCCAGCGGGTGCAGGTCGAACAGGGCCGCCAGCCGCGCCAGGGCCTCGGGGGGCGGGCTGGTGCCATCGACCCACAACACCTGACCGTCCCGGCGCGCCAGGGCCTCCAGGGGCTCGGGCGGGTCGACGACGAGCTCGGCGCCGCGCAGCACCACCACGCGAAACGGGTCATCCGCAGGCATCGCAGGGGGAGTTCGGCCGCCGCTGCTGCGTTCCTGTGGCTGCCCCCGACGTCCGGGGGCCGCGCGGCCCGTGTCGCGCGGCGGGTCGGGGCCCTCCGGGTGCGAGTCGCCGCGGGCCGGTCCGCCGGCGCGGCGGTCAGGTCGCTTCCGGGCAAGCGTCCTCATGGTGTCGCGATGGTGTCGCGTGGTGTTGCGCCTCGCGGGGCGGCGCTAGCCCGCGGCGGGCTCGGGGGGCATGCCGGCCACGATCATGCGGATCTGGATCGCGCGGATGAGGTCGGTCTTGCTGAGGATGCCGACCATCTCCCGGTCGCGGCCGACCACGACCAGCCGCCCGAAGTTCCGCTGGCTCATGCGCAGGAAGGCGTCGAGCGCGGTGGCGGTCAGGGCGATCGTGCCGACCTCACGGGACATGACCGCCTCCACGAGCTCCTCCGGCGCCTTGCCCTGGAGGTCTGCCAGGTCCACCATGCCCACCAGGCGCCCGGCCCGATCCACCACCGGGTAGCCCAGGTGCCGCTCCCGCAGCATCACCTGCAGCAGGTCGGCGATGCGCATGTCCGCGGGCACGGTCCGGACCTCGCGGGTCATGACGTCGGCCACCGGCACGTCGTGCAGGATCTCCGCGATCAGGGCGTGCTGCGTCTCGCCCGCCACGGCGATGTAAATGAAGAAGGCGACCAGGAGCAAGAACAGGTTGCCGCCCAAGAACCCGACCAGGCCCAGGGCCACCGCCAGCCCGCGGCTGACGTCGGCGGCGATCTGCGTGGCCTGCAGGTGGGGCATGCGCAGACCCAGCAGCGACCGCAGGATGCGTCCCCCGTCCAGCGGCAGGGCGGGCAGGAGGTTGAAGAGGGCCAGGGCGACGTTGGTGTAGGCGAGGTAGCCGACCACGAACTGGCCCGCAGCCGCATCGGCCGGCACGAGCCCCAGCACCAGGCGACACGCCGCCGCCACCAGCAGGCTGGTGGCGGGGCCGGCGGCGGCGATGATCGCCTCGGCGGCGCCGCGGCGCGGGATCTCGTCGAACTGCGCCATGCCGCCCAGCAGCCACAGGGTGATGTTGCGCACCCGCACGTGGTAGGCACGGCCGACCACGGCGTGGCCCAGCTCGTGGACCAGCACGCTGCCGAACAACCCAACCGCGGCCGCCAGCCCCAGCGCGTAGGGGGTGGCGCCCTGTTCGAGGGGGCCCGGGTCGATGGGGAGCCGGAGCAGCCGCACGTAGACGCCCACGCGGCTGCCGATGAGCCAGGCCAGCAGCGGCAACACCAGCAGGAACGTCGGGTCCAGGCGCAGCGGGATCCCCAGCAGCCGGAACGGCAGGCGGTAACTGCGACGGAACATAGGGGGCCTCCTTGGTCAGGTGCGCAACACGTCGTCAGGCGCGCACCACGCGGGTCAGAACGGCCAGCCCCGTGGGGTTGGCGCAAGCGCTACCGCAGCGTCGAAAATTATAGCGACTTCGCCCGCCGACGCCAGCCACGTTCGTGGCGGTAGGGGTCGTTGGGCATTGTCGTCTTCGATGGAAGCCTGCTGCGGGTGGCGTGATTCACGCCCTTGACGGCGGCGGCGTCGGCTTCGCATAGTGGAACACTGCGAGCCACGGTCGACCGTGGCGCGTGCGCTCACGTCATCGCCAGGAGGTGGTGCTTGGTGGCAGTCGAGGTGGGGCAGGCAATACCGGACGTCACGCTGGTCAGCGCCGATCGGAAGGCCGTGAAGCTCCGGGAGCTGCTGGGCAGACCCATGGTCCTGCTGTTCTTCCCCGGGGCCTACACCACCACGTGCACCAAGGAGATGTGCGCCTTTCGCGACCACCTGGCCACGTTCAACGCGCTGGACGCCCAGGTGGTGGCCATCAGCGTCGACTCGCCCTTTGCGCAGAAGGCGTTTGCCGATCAGCACGGGCTGACCTTCACGCTGCTCTCCGACTTCACCCGCGAGGCGGTCAAGGCGTTCGGCGTGGAGGATCCGAACTTCGCAGGCGGCCTGCTGCCGGGCGTGGCCTGGCGGTCGGTGTTCGTCGTCGACCGGACCGGCGTGGTGCGCTGGAAGTGGGTGGCACCCACCCAGGGGACGGAACCCGACTACGCAGCGGTCGAAGCCGCCGTGCGGAGCCTGCACTGAGCGCAGCGACCCGGCGGAGGTGCCCCGCGTGGGCGCCCCGTTCGTGGGCGGGCCGTGCGGTGCACTGAGCGCAGCGACCTGGCGGATGGGCGCTGTCGCCGAATCGGGCGGTCACCCCGGACGCGTGGCCCGGGCGCGTGCGGGCGCCGTCAGGCGCCCGCCCCGGCCGGCAGCAGCGGCAGCTGCGGCGTGGTTTCCTGGTCGGCCGGCGCGTCGCGGGGCCGGGAGAGCCTTGCGGCCCGCACGCCCAGCAGACGCACGGGCCGGTCGAGGGGCACCCGGCGCAGCAGGTCGACGGCAGTCGCCGCCAGCACGGCGGCGTCGTCGGTGGGCGCGGGCAGGGTGCGCGAGCGCGTCAGCGTGCGGAAGGTGTCGAAGCGCACCTTGAGGGTGACCGTCGCCGCGCGGTAGCCCTCGGCACGCAGGTCCTCGGCCACCTGGCGCGCGAGCGCTGTGACGGCGCGGCGGATCGTCGCGGGCCGGCGCAGGTCGACCTGGAACGTGCGCTCGCGGCTGAGCGAGCGCGGCTCCCAGGCCGTCACCACGGGGCTGTCGTCGTGGCCGCGGGCCACCTCGTACAGGTAGCGGCCGTGGTGCGGCCCGAAGGCCTCCTGCAGGACCTCAAGCGGCAGGGCGGCCAGGTCGGCCACGGTGCGCACCTGGAAGCGCGCGGCCAGGGCCGCCGCGGTCTTGGGGCCCACGCCCCACAGCACCTCCACCGGCAACGGGCCCAGCCGCGTCGGCACCTCGTCCTCGGTGATGACGGTAAGGCCGTCGGGCTTCTGGAGCCCCGAGGCGATCTTGGCGAGCAACTTGTTCGGCCCGACGCCCACCGAGGCGGTGAGGTGAAGGTCGTGCCTGATGCGGTCTTTGATACGCCGTGCGATGACCTCGCCGGGCTCGGGGAGGTCGCTACAGTCGAGGAAGGCCTCGTCCAGGCCCAGCGGCTCGACGCGCGCGCCGGTCTCGCGCAGGATGGCGTGCAGGCGCTCGGAGACCGCGCGGTAGGCGGCGACGTCGACGGGCAGGAAGACGGCGTGGGGACACAGCCGGTAGGCGGTGCGCAGCGGCATGCCGGACCGGATGCCGTAGGGCCGGGCTTCGTAGGACGCGGTGGAGACGACCCCGCGCTGACGCGGGTCGCCGCGCCCGCCGACCACCACGGGCTTGCCCCGCAGCTCGGGCCGCCGCAGCTGCTCGACGGCCGCGAAGAACGCGTCCATGTCCACGTGGAGGATGGTCCGAGCGAGCCTTGGCATCTCCAGGACAGTGTTCGCGGTCCGTGCAGCGCGCCTCCTACGTGCTGGCGCCGCGGACCGCGTGCAACGCGGGGACGGTACCCGCGGCGCGGGATGTGAGACGGCATCCGCCGCGAGGGGAGTGAAGCGATGATCCGGTTCGACGGCAAGGCGATGCTGGTGACGGGCGGCACAGCGGGCCTGGGGCTGGCGACGGCCCGCCTGGCGCGCGCGCTCGGCGCGCAGGTGGCGATCGCCGGGCGCGATGCCGCGCGTGGGGCGGCCGCCGCTGCGGCCCTGGGGCCTGACGTCCTGTTCGTGGCCGCCGACGTGGCCCGCGAGGACGACGTCAGGCGGCTGGTGGAGGAGGTCGGTGCGCGCTTCGGCCGCCTGGACGTGCTGGTGAACAGCGCGGGGATCCTGCGCCGGCGGGCCGTCGACGAGGAGGACGTGGCGGGATGGGACGAAGTGATGGCCGTCAACCTGCGCGGGACGTTCCTGTGCTGCAAATACGCCCTGCCGCTGCTGCGGGCGCGGGGCGGCGCCATCGTGAACATCGCCTCGGTGCTGGCCTTGCGGGCACAGCAGGGGCGCAGCCCCGGCTACGACGCCAGCAAGGCAGGAGTCGTGGCCCTGACCCGGGCTCTGGCAGTGCGCTACGGACCAGACGGCGTGCGCGCCAACGCCGTCTGTCCGGGGTTCGTGGAAACCGAGCTCAACCGCGACGTCTGGGGGACGTGGACGCCGGCGCAGCGTCAGGCCTTCGTGGAGCTCTACCCGCTGCGCCGGCTGGGGACGCCAGACGACGTCGCCGCCGCCGTGCTGTTCCTGGCGTCGGACGCCGCGGCCTGGATCACGGGCGCGACACTGGTGGTCGACGGCGGCCGGTCAGCGTCGTGAGCGACGCCCAGTGCCGCCGGCGCCCGGGCAGGGGTGCTCCGGCGGCGAACCGAAGTGTTTCGGGTCGCGCGCGGCCGGCGCCCGCGGCCGCGGCGTGGTGTGGAGCGTGAACCCGATGCGCGATGTCGTCGTGAGCACCCTCCCCAACGGCCTGCGCGTGCTCGTGCAGGAGGTCCGGACCGCACCGGTGGCCACGTGCTGGGTGTGGTACCGCGTCGGCAGCCGCAACGAGACGCCCGGATGGACTGGCATCTCCCACTGGGTGGAGCACATGCTGTTCAAGGGCACGCCGGCGCATCCCGCCGGCACGCTGACCCGGCTGATCGACCGGCTCGGCGGCCGGTGGAACGCGTTCACCTGGAAGGACTACACCGCCTACTTCGAGGTGCTGCCCGCCGCGCACCTCGAGACCGCGGTGCGCCTGGAGGCCGACCGCATGACCAACACCGTCTTCGACCCCGACGTGGTCGCCGCCGAGCGCACCGTGATCATCGCAGAGCGCGAGGGGCAGGAGAACCTTCCCGTCTACACGCTGCGCGAGGAGGTGGAAGCGCTGGCGTTCAAGGTGCACCCCTACCGCCAGCCGGTCATCGGCTGGAAGACCGACCTGCTGGCGATCACTCGGGACGACCTCTACGCCCACTACCGCGCCTACTACCATCCCGGGAACGCGCTGGTGGTGCTGGTGGGCGACGTGGACGCGGCGCGCGCGCAGGCCATGGTGGCCGAGGCGTTCGGCGGGCTACCCCCGGGTCCGCCGCCGCCCCCCGTGCGCGCGGCCGAACCCGTCCAGGAAGGCGAGCGGCGGGTGGTGCTGCGCCGGCCCGGCGGCGCCACCGCCTACGTGCAGATGGTGTACCACGTGCCCGCAGCTGGTCATCCGGACCTGCCGGCCCTGCTGGTGCTCGACGGCGTGCTCTCGGGGTTTGGGAGCGCCATCCCGTTCGACGGCAACGCCGGCGGGCGCAGCAGCCGCCTGTACCGGGCGCTGGTGGACCGCGGGCTCGCCACCGAGGTGAGCTCGGGCCTGACCCCCAGCATCGACCCCACCCTGCTGCGGATCAGCGCCACCGTGCGGGCCGGCGTGGACCCTGCGGCTGTGGAGGCGGCCATTGACACCGAACTGCGCCGGCTGCAGGACATCCCGCCCGGCGCCGACGAGCTGGCCCGCGTGCGCCGCCAGGCCCAGGCCCAGTTCGTGTACCTGCGCGACGGGGTGTTCCGCCGCGCGCTGGCCCTGGGCGTCTATGCCACGGTCGACCGCGCCGAGCGGCTGTGGGAAGTGGCCGACGGCGTGGCGGCGGTCACGGCCGACGATGTGGCGCGGGTGGCGCGGACCTACCTGACGCCGCTGCGGCGCACCGTGGGATGGTACCTTCCCGACGTTGCCGTTGCGCGCGAGGTGGCGGCCTGATGGCTGTGGCGGCCGCGGCGGTGGTGCGACAGGTGCTGCCCAACGGGCTCACGGCGCTCGTGCGCGCAACGCCGGGAAGCGGGTCGGTCGCCGTGGTGGGCCTCGTGCGCGCCGGTGCGCTCTTCGACCGAGACCGGCCCGGGCTGGCGCGGCTGACCGGGACGGCGCTCGTGCACGGGACGCTGCGCCGCAGCGCCCAGCAGCTCGCCGACGAGCTCGACGGTCTGGGCGCGACCTTGGTGGTCACGCCGGGGCTTGAGGTGACGACGATCAGCGGCCGGGCCCTCCCCGACGATCTTGGGACCTGGCTGGCCCTGGCTGCGGAGGTCCTCATGGAGCCCGCGTTCCCCGCCGACGAGGTGGCGAAGGTGCGCGGCCAGCTCGTGACCACGGCCCGGGTGAACGCCATGGACACGCGCCACGCGGCCGAGCGCCTGTTCCGGCGGCTGGCCTTTCCCCCGGATCACCCGCACAGCCAGCCGCCCGACGGCGACGAGGCGGTGCTGGCGGCGCTGGGGCCCGACGACCTGCGCGCGTTCCACCGCCGGCACGTGACCCCCAACGCCACGACGCTGGTCATCGTCGGTGACGTGGACCCCGACCGCGCGGCCGACCTGGTGGCCGCGCGCTTTACGGCGTGGCCGGCCGGCGACCCCTGGACGCTGCCGCCGGTCCCAACGTCCGCGCCGCCTGCAGCGCCCCGGCGCCAGGAGGTGACGCTCCCCGGCAAGACCCAGGCCGACCTGGTGCTGGGCACGGTCGGCACGAGCCGCACCGCCCCCGACTACTACCCGACGATGATGGCCAACCTGCTGCTGGGACAGCTCGGCATGATGGGGCGCATCGGCCAGGAGGTGCGCGAGCGCCAGGGGATGGCGTACTACGCCTTCAGCGACCTGCGCGCGGGCTTGCTGGCGGGCCCGTGGTGGGTCCGGGCGGGCGTCAATCCCGCACACCTGGAGCGCGCCGTGGAGGCGATCCTGCACGAGATCTCCGGGCTCGCCCGCGACGGCCCGACGGCGGACGAGCTGGCCGACGCCCGCGCCTACCTGGTGGGCTCGCTGGCGGTACGCCTGGAGACCAACCAGGGGCTCGCGCAGGCCTTGGCCGAGATCGAGTTGTACGGCCTCGGCCTGGACTACCTGGAACGCTACCCGGCCATCGTGGCGGGCATCACCCGTGACGCGGTCGTCGAGGCCGCGCGCCGCTTCCCCACCGACGCCTACACGCTGGCGATCGCCGCGCCGGAGCGCTCGTGATGCGCATCGGCATCCTGGGGGGTACGGGAGACCTGGGCTGCGGGCTTGCCCTGCGCCTGGGGGCCGCCGGACATGAGGTGGTGCTCGGCTCGCGCTCTGCGGCGCGAGGCCAGGAGGTGGCCGCACGTCTGGGCCAGCCCCTGGTGCATGGCGCCGCCAACGCCGAGGCCGCACGCGACGGCGACGTGGTGATCGTAGCGTGTCCCCACGAGGGCCACGCGGCCCTGGTCGCCGACCTGGCGCCGCTGCTGGCCGGCAAGGTCGTGGTGGACGCGGTCGTGCCCCTGGGCGCCGGCCTGACCTATGCGCCTCCACCCGACGGCTCGTGCGCCCAGGAGGCGCAGCGGCTGGCACCCGACGCGAAGGTCGTCGCCGCGTTCCACTCCGTCTCTGCGCGCTTGCTCGCCGAGGTCGGCCGCCCGCTCGACCAGGACGTGCTGCTCTGCGGGAACGACGATGCGGCCCGGGCCGTCGTGCTGGACCTCGTCGCGTCCATCGGGGCGCGCGGCGTGGACGCCGGGGACCTGCGGTGGGCGCCGACGCTCGAGGCGCTGGCCGTGCTGGTCATCAACCTGAACGTCCGCTACGGCCGACGGCACCTGGGGATTCGCATCGCGCACCTGCCGGCGGACGCCCGGCCCCGGGTGCGGCCGGCGCGGCCCGCGCCATGAAGACCGTGCTGGCGTGGGCGCCCGAGCCGTTCCCCGACATCCGGCCGGGCGACGACCTGCTGGCCGCCGTCGTGGCGGCGCTGCGCGGCGCGGGCCTGGTACCCACAGACGGCGACGTCGTCGTGGTGGCCCACAAGGTCGTCTCGAAGGCCGAAGGGCGCGTGGTCGACCTGCGCCGCGTGACCCCGTCGGCGCAGGCGCTGGCCCTGGCCGAGGCGGCGAAGAAGGACCCGCGGCTGGTGGAGGTCATCCTCGCGGAGTCCAAAGCGGTCCGCCGCGTGCGGCCGGGGCTGATCATCGCGGAGCACCGGCTGGGCTTCGTGTGCGCCAACGCCGGCGTCGACCATTCCAACGTCGGCCTGGGGGACGACGTGGTGGCCCTGCTCCCGGCCGACCCGGACGCCTCGGCCGCACGCCTGCGGGCCGGGCTCCAGGAGGCGTTCGGCGCCGACGTGGCCGTCATCGTCAACGACAGCCACGGTCGGCCGTTCCGGCAGGGGACGACGGGGACCGCCCTCGGGGCCGCGGGCCTGCGCGTGCTGCGCTCGTACGTGGGGGAAGAGGATCGGTATGGCTACGTCCTGCGGGTCTCCATGGAGGCGGTGGCGGACGAGTACGCGGCACTGGCGAACCTCCTGCAGGGACAGGCCGCCGAGGGCACACCGCTGGTGCTGATCCGCGGGCTCGACCACCGCGGCGCGGGTCGGGCGGCCGAGCTGATGCGGCCCGAGGAGGAGGACCTGTTCCGGTAGGGGCGCCCGGGCCCGCGCGACGGCCCCGCGCGACAGCTCCAAGAGGGGGAGCACACCTGTGAAGATCGCGTCCATCAAGACCTACACCCTGTCGGCCTCGCTGGAGCGGCCGCTGCTCTTTGGCATCGGCGCGTTCGGCACGTTCACGGCCACCCTGGTGGAGGTCCGCACCGACGAGGGCCACGTGGGGTGGGGCGAGGCGATCGCCCGCAAGGCGCCCGAGGTGGTGACCACGGTCATCCACCGGCTGCTGGCCCCGCTGCTGCTGGGCCGCGATCCGCGCGATCTCGAGGGGCTGTGGGACCTGCAGTTCGAGCAGCTGCGGCGCTGGGGGCACTCCCGGGGGTTCGTCCTCGAGGCGCTGAGCGGCATCGACATCGCGCTCCACGACCTGCTGGCGCGCGCAGCCGGCCTGCCCCTGTACAAGTTCCTGGGCGGGGCCGGGCGGACCACGGTGGCCTGCTACGCGTCGTCGGTCTACTTCGCGCCGATCGACCAGATGGCCGCCGAGGCCGCCGCCCAGGTCGCGGGCGGGCATGTGGCGATCAAGGTCAAGATCGGCCGGCCGCCGGAGCTCGGCGGCCTGCGCGCCGACATCGCCTCGGTACGCGCCGTGCGCGAGGCGGTTGGGCCCGCGGTGGAGATCATGCTGGATGCCAACGGCGCCTACGACGCGGCCACCGCGGTCCGGGTCGCCCGGCAGCTCGAACCGCTGGACATCGCCTGGCTGGAGGAGCCCGTGCCCCCGGACGACGTCTCGGGCTACGCGCTGCTGCGCCAGCACACGGCGATCCCGCTGGCCTGCGGGGAGTCGGAGTTCGGCGTCTTCGGCTTCCGCGACCTGATCGAGCGGCGGGCGATCGACATCCTGCAGCCCGAGATCGCGCGCATCGGCGGGTTCGTCGGCGCCCGGCGGGCCGCGGCGCTGGCCCACGCCTACAACCTGCGGATCGCGCCGCATACCGGCTTCTCCGGCGGCGTCGCGCACCTGGCGGCGCTGCACCTGGCCGCCGCGCTGCCCAACGTCGCCACCTACGAGTACTTCTACGCGCCCAACGCCCTGCGGGACCTGTTCGTGCACCCCTTCCCGGCGCCGCAGCACGGCACGGTGGCCCTGCCGACCGCCCCGGGTCTGGGGTTGGACCTGGACTGGGACCGCGTCCGCCGCTACGAGGTGCCCCTGACAGCGCACACGTCGAGCCGATGATCGTCATCGTCACCGGCATCTCGGGCACCGGCAAGCTCCGTGACGCCGGCGGGGCGCCGGGCTACATAGCGCGGGTGGTCGACGAGGGCAACCAGCGCATCCAGCAGGAGCTGCGGGCCGGGCGCTGGATCTGGCCGATCCGCCGCCTGCGCTACGTCGACCTGGGCGGGCGCATGCTCGAGCGCGCCCGTGACCTGGGGCTGGACGTGCGCACCGAGACGATCCTCGACATGGCGCCCGAGGCCCTCCAGGAGCTGCGGGCCGTGGTCTTCACCGAGGTCGTCAACGACCCCGCGCTGTGGGAGCCCGACCTGTGCACCATCCTCGTGACCCACGCCTGTTTCTGGTGGAAGGGACACCTGATCCCCGGCCTCGACACCTACTACCTGAAGGTGCTGTTCGACGAGACCCGGCGGCGCCAGCCCGCCGAGGAAGGCGCGGTGCAGGAGGTGCTCCCGGGGCTGCGCCTGGCCCCACCCGTGCGGCCCGAGGGGATCTTCTACGTCACGGTGATCGACAGCATCTACCAGATCCACCGCCGCCTGGAAGAGACCGAGCAGTGGCGCGGCAAGCTGGAGGCGAGCGACCTGATCGCCTGGCAGGAGCAGGAGGTCTTCGTCTCCAAGATGTTCGCCGCCTACGAGCGCGTGCCGCACTACCTGGTGGCGCACGACGAGCCGATCTGGACCCTCTTCGACCTCATCTGCAAAAAAAGGCGCCGCGTCTACCTAGGCTACCCCATCACCAACCTGCGCCGCGAGGGCCAGACCGCCCTGATCGCCCTGGCCCGCCAGTTCGGGGAACGCCTGCGCCGCCACTTCGTCGTGTTCGACCCGCTCTCGGTGAAGGACGAGGAGGCGGCGGCGTTCGGCCAGCTCGACGACGCGGAGTTCGCCCGGCAGTTCTCGGCCGAGCAGCGCGCCGAGCTCGAAGCCTGGGCCGGGTCCCTGGCGCAGTTGCGGCGCTGGGCGCAGCGCCTCGACGACCGCACCCGCCTGGCCCTGGGCCGGGCCACCGTCGTGCGGGACCTGCGCCTGATCGACCAGTCCGAGCTCAACGTCGTCTTCTACCCGACCACCCAGATGTCGTTCGGCGTGCTCTCGGAGATGATCCACGCCCACACCACGGGGAAGAAGGTGTACGTCCTCTACCCGTTCAAGAGCATCTCGCCGTTTCTGGAGTTCTACGCCACGGCGGTGCTGAACCCGGGACCCGACGAGCCCGACCCCCAGACCCCCGACGAGGTGGCGGCGTTCATGGGCCGTGCGGCCGACCGGCTGCTGGACCTGCTGCTGGCCGAGGAGGGGCAGGGGGCGGTACGGGGTACGTAGGGCCCGGACCAGGAGCGGGCACACCTGCGCACGCGCTGCCGGACGGCACGTCCGTCGCCATACCCGAGCCATCACGAAGAACAGGAGGGTGGCCAGGGCGAACCGCAAGCTCGCGCCGAAGAACGGCGCAAGTTCCCTGTTGCTCCAACTGACGGCGATGAAGTTCGCGCCCCCGATCACCATGGCAACGACGAACGCCGCGTAGGTTCTGCTCTTGAGCGTCCGGTGCATGGGCTCCCCGCCTTCTCCCAGCGATGCGGATGTGTGGCACCGACGCAAGGCCCTGACCGTCCTCGTCTACCGCCGGCGCCGCAAGAGCGCGGACTTGGCCCGAGCTACCGGCGAACACGCTGGCAAAGGCTCGCTCCTCCGTTCGGCAGGAGGGCGAGGTTGCGCCCTGCAGCAGTTCCACGTTGGAGCGCCGAATGATGGCCACAGGTGTTTCGGTGGGCGCTGGCGTTCCTCCTGGTGGTACGTGTCGACGTTCCTCCTGTGGGTGGGTTGGGCAGTCCTGATGGAGATCGCGTGGCACGTCCTGCGCTCCAGGTCCACCGTGCGCGGGGCGCCTAGTCCTCCTGGCCTGCGTTGAGACGGCGAAACCGTTCGATCTGTGCCGGCAATCCGACCACCGTCACGCGGTCCCCGGGTATCAATACCGCGTCCGGCGGAGGGTTCCAGTGCTCGGGCTCTCCCGCACGCTCGATGCAGACCACGGTGACGCCGGTGCGCTCGCGGATCCGCGCCCGCCGCAAGGTCTGGTGGGCGAGCGGCCCGTCGACGATGGCGACCTGCGCGGCGCCCGGGAGCGTCACGCCAGCGGGGACCTCGGCCGGTGGGGTTCCGGGCCGGTCCACCTCGCGCATGCGCCGCAGGTACGCCCGCACGTCCGGGGACGGGATGGCCAGCCGGTGCAGCGCGTGGTCCACCAGGGTCAGGCCGGCCTCCACCTCCGGCAGGATGACCTCGGTGGCCCCGGCGGACAGCAGC is a window encoding:
- a CDS encoding mandelate racemase/muconate lactonizing enzyme family protein, with protein sequence MKIASIKTYTLSASLERPLLFGIGAFGTFTATLVEVRTDEGHVGWGEAIARKAPEVVTTVIHRLLAPLLLGRDPRDLEGLWDLQFEQLRRWGHSRGFVLEALSGIDIALHDLLARAAGLPLYKFLGGAGRTTVACYASSVYFAPIDQMAAEAAAQVAGGHVAIKVKIGRPPELGGLRADIASVRAVREAVGPAVEIMLDANGAYDAATAVRVARQLEPLDIAWLEEPVPPDDVSGYALLRQHTAIPLACGESEFGVFGFRDLIERRAIDILQPEIARIGGFVGARRAAALAHAYNLRIAPHTGFSGGVAHLAALHLAAALPNVATYEYFYAPNALRDLFVHPFPAPQHGTVALPTAPGLGLDLDWDRVRRYEVPLTAHTSSR